TGGGCCTTCAACAAAAAACTCCTCCAAAGATTTTCTGTGACAACATTGGCACCACACAACTAAATGTCAATCTCGTGCACCACAGTCGCATGAAACACATTGCTATTGATCTTTATTTTATCCGAGATTGTGTGAACAAAGGACTTCTTACAGTTAATCATGTGTCCACTCATGATCAATTAGTAGATGCTCTCATAAAACCCTTGCATGGTGACAGTTTCAAACTTTACGCTCCAAGGTTGGCGTTACTGACGGCATCGCCATCTTGCAGTGGCATGTAATGGACAAAGCAAATAATCCAAAATAATTTACATGATTCTATCACTATATCTTGTCTGAAATGTAATTACACTCTAGAGATCAGCCAACTTGTTGTATAGCGTAATTGCCTCCTTAATTTCCATTATTGTATAGCTTATATACTGTACAAACATGTAATGAAATGCATAGTGAACAATTCATCTTCCATATTGAGTGTAAACCTTTATACTattaacataaatttagcctCCAGCTTCCATTATGCAGCAATATCAAGGGTACTAGGCTTTTTAGTGAAATAACATCAATCAACATCGTATATCTGGAAATGAGCAAAAAAGACCAAACAAAACTTCCAAGGGAATATCTTTCCGCCAAGGGCGCGGAACCGCACCACAAAGAAGTCTTTACCAACAAGGCAACCTATATTATAGAACATAGGGAACCAATCTCAATACTTTCAAAGaggaaattacaaaaaatatggaatcaaagtaaaaaaaattaagcaggCTTAGAAAGAAAACACTTGTGGAGTTACTAAATGTAGAATCTGCAGGCACTTGGCTTCCAAGATCATAGAAATCTGAGGATGAGTTTCTTTGCAACAGTCGTACCCAAAATGCGCCTTCCAATCATCACAGATAGTAGTTTTTCTTCCATATGCATTGAATAAAGATCTTCAATCTCCAAAGTTTGGAAAAAAGAACTTCTGAAGCCCGAGTACTAAGTTTCAAAGAAAATCACCAAAACCTTGCACAAAACTTGATGATATCCATTAAATCACAAAAGCTTAAAGAGTCTTAAACTAAAGACCACTATTCAAAAATCATGTAAAATTGACAATTTTAAGCTTTTCGGAACGTGAAATTTTAATCATTCAGTTTTTTTCACAACATCTGTGTCATTGGGCAATTTAccaagtttgttttctttcatggAATGTGATAGGAAATCTACACAgagaaaatcatataaaaaaccAACTCGTCTAATTTTACAACATAATAGGAAAAATTATGTAGGACAAGAGAAGTAACACATTGTTTCGGTTTGTTGGTTTAGAggaactatatataaaaatcatctGTAGAGTACTCTGCCCCTGATTGATAAGCATTGAAGAAGCCTGCACATCAgcattttttgataggtaatcaagaagttttattcataataaaagaaggcataacccaagtacacagaatGTATACATAAGAAACCTAACTACAGCATATGCTAAGTAAATTGAAGTATAAACTCATAGCAATTCTATCTAAGCTGGAAGCTCCCTGACCAAACTGAAATCCTCTGCAGCAACTTGTCAAAATATCGCAATTGCACAAGCACACAATCCCAAATGCAGTTGAACAAGTTGCTTTGCAGAACAAGCTCTATTCATTTGGTAATAGTAAGAGCAACAATTGGGCACTCTACAAGtttcaattaagaaaaaaattataatgggtCAGAGCAATGTGATagacattttctttttaaagctATTTCAATTTAAAGACACTGTTCATGTTCttccaaaaaattttcaaatttggaGTTCTAATTTAGCCCATGTCAAACGAAGCTGCCTTCTTCACTGAGTGATGTATGAGACCATACTTAACCCATGTTTCTCACCTCGTGGCACTGTTTCGTACCACAGTTATTGCCATAAATGATCATGAGACGTAGTAAttccataaaaaattaaaccgACTTGTAGACTCTggagaaaaattggatttgatcATGATGTGATTTCAAATATCTCATGCAACCAAATGCTGATTTTTTCCGTTTGGTTACTCAGAttagataagatattttaaatagtaattaataaaatatgattataatataattttttaatattaattttgtattgaaatttgaaaaagttaaattgtttattatattttgtataggaatttaaaaaaattgtaattaaggCTAAACAAAAAGGCCGAAATTCCGATCCGATCCGAAACCCAAAATTACCCAACCCTAAAACCCGGACCGTTTACGAGTAAAATCAAGAACGGGTATTACCCGTTACCCGATTTCAAAGGAGCACGAGGAAGAAAATTAAATGGCAGAAAAGAGGGTGGGGAAGTGACGAAGTTTCCATCGCCTCTTTCGTCGTTGAGCCCGAACGACCAGCGAAATTTCTTTCTCCGTGCGGTAAGGAAGGATGGACAGCTTGAGCTCACCGAGATGAGGATCAATAGAACCGAGATTCTTCGGGCTTCAAGAGAAGACGGATGCTTGAGACTTCACCTCATTAGAGACGACGATATCCAAGACTCGGTAGAAGAGCCTGAGAAGGAGAACGTAGTAGATGAAGAAATAGAGGCAGAACaagataaagaagaaaaagaaaaggaaaaagcagTATTagtagaaaaagaagaacagCAAGCTGAAGAAAAGGAAATAGGCGATCTTATGTGACCAAACTGTTGAGGTACTGCTAGTGGTCGGAGGCGACGACAAATTCAGTGCAGATGGGGGAGCTTCTGGTGGTGGGTTTGGTCGAGACTTGGGAGGTAGAGTCGAGCAGAGATCGCGGTCTTGTGACATTGTGTTTGGATGAGACTCCGGTTTCTAGATCTTTCTATGAAATGTACATTGATTTCGGGTAATCGGTTAACCATTAATCGGTATAAACCATATTCGGGTAGGGTCAGGTATTTCTATTTTCGGGTCGGGTCGAGTCGGCGAACAGCTCTAATTGTAAttatgaattgagatgagatattttgagttTTGGTAACCAATCAGGGCGCCAAAAATGTTTCTGACAAGCAAATCTACTTATTCCAATTTGCTAcaatagaaaaaacaaagagagagatatCACAGGTACTTGCCATtatgtttattttgtatttttgtatttttttgcttttttttttcacatgcattttttaacatttttaaatatttcttaaaaataaaaaaattacaatattattaaaaaatacttacttaatcactaagtaaaaaaataattccaaccccccaacaaaatggaaaaaagtacgtagcattttccttttgattaTAGAGTAAACTTCGGTCTCGTGCACCACACTCTCGGAAGTCTTACCACATGAAACTAGTTAAATTATTGTTTACACTCATGAAGTGTTGAATCTTGAACCTTGAAGGAAgtgagaccccaagaccaaTGCTTTCACCACTTGGCCAACAACTTGGAGTTAAGCAACTAAATATACTTCAGTAATAAGAAGTAACTTGCCAAGCATAATCTAACACACACCAACCAAATCATAACTTCCATGCTTTTAAGCAAAGAGAAGTCTTAATTAGTATTATGAAAACATAAAACACAGCTTAAAAAGTCATTCAGGTCCCAAGATGACAACCCCTATTGTTTTATCTTTAGACTCAAGTGAAATGGTCATGTAAACAGACATTACATTTTCGTGTACTTGAATAATCCAATTCAAACTCCAAAACAGAAAAATGCACTTCAAGCGGCCTTATATATACACTGTTGCTTCTGAGCTTCTTCAAACATTTGGCAGGAATTACCATGTAAACATATTTTCTCTCTCGGTTCTTATTAAAGATTGGCTAGTATTAAAGAAAACTTACAAGGTAAACATCATGGATTTGATATGTTTtaccaaataaataaacagaAGGTCATTGAAGAtccataaattaaaaacaccacCTTGTCCCAAAAGCACAAAAGGCCATTGGAAGCACATGATCATGGTAACTACTCAGcataaattttaaatgcaaagtcTACTACGACACCCAATATGCGCTTCTTTACATGGTTGTTCCACGCtagtaatataaatttttgaaatcATCAAAGACAGATCAATTAAATACAAGAGCTCAACATGGCATGACCATGATAATTCCTTATCATTCACAGGAGATTCTACAACCACCAAAAGTACACAGTTTGAGAGGTCTATAATTGTTTTAAACCAAAAGCTGCCctctaaataagatttgaaagtTTCCAATGCGCACGAGTGATTAAATTAATTCAACTATATACCGCATCAGAATTTTGGCAGAAAATTCACCATACAGTACTTCCCACTTCAATGTCATGCTTTGGAAACAAAATCCCCATATATAGATAGTTCCTTGAATCCACCATGCAGTTCCTATTTCATTGTCAtgctttgaaaataaaaaatttcaccaTAGATGGTTCCTTAAATCCACAAAGACTATTAAAATTCCATCTAAGCGCATGCAAGATTGCTTTTCTGTGATGGAACaattaagttaattaattcAATCATTCGTTAAAGCGCCTACAACCGTCAGAAAGACACAGAAACTTGGGAACATCCTATTCATGTAAACTCCCTTAACACATTCTGGGCATGAAAGATATACCCGCATGATATGGCCCAGATAAAACCAAAGCTACATAATTGAAAAgcaaaaaacacattaaaaaatGGGCCATTCTACTAATACTTGTTGCTTAGATTCTCTCATATTTCAATTGTAAAGTCTGTTACcgtatcatttttcattttgcttCTACCTCATATCCCAGCTATATTTGCTTATAAAGTCAGTTTAAAGCCTTTCGACAGAAATTTATCCCTGCAAAACAAAGACCAATAATTGAAATCGTAAGTtaactaaaacaaaataaatataaggcGATAAAATCACAATCATGTAATTAGTAATacgaaagagagaaaaagtacgTACTAGACTGGCCCTAGACATTAATTTATGAACCAAATTCAACGGCCAACTTGTACTCCTAAGAGAACCAGAGAAACTAAAGGCCAATAACTATTAACCAAATGTGAGCAACATATCCAGATATTCAAGATAGACAAGTGCATTCACGAGATCAGGGATATTTAGcgaaacaaattataaaaataaaattgaagagAAACCAACAAACAACTCTACTTTGTGTTATCTTACATGTGCTTTGAATTGCTTTTCTTCCTTTCCTCTTGTGGTAATTTCAGTGCCTCTCGGTCCACTCCACCAACACCTAAGGGAACAAGGCTTCCCACATAAATATCCGAACTGAATGAATTTGGAGCTCCCTCAATCCTCACTCTCTTGGCTCGCCTCCTTCTAAAATCATACCAAAAGAGCTTGTCCCTGTCCACCTCCAAAAGAACCTTCTCGCGGCTCTTAGAATAAGCTAAAGGCATCACATGTCCAAAAGCCCTATTCAAAGTGGACTGGGAAACAGTAAATAATTTAGTCCAAGACTCCTTCAACCCATACTCCTTCATCACCCATACATCAACATAGTCGTTTTCGTAATTGCAAAGCAAGCACAGGCACCCTTCCACGACCGCAAGATCCATTTCGAAACCTTGATCTACATTATCAGGCTGCGGTACAATCCGAAACTCCTCAACCCCAAGATCAAAAGCAACAATCTGACAGTCCCATCCAAACCCTCGAGGCAAGACCCAATGCAAAGCACCACCAGCAAGCACGCCGTATCCTCTCCTATAAAAAAGAAGATAGCCAAGCTGAAACATAAAACGAAGATAATAAGGGAAATCCTTGATCCCTCTCCATGAGTTAGTCTTTAAGCTATAAACCTTAAGCTCAGAGGAGAAAAACCCATCATCACCGTCTTGGGAAACAAACTGCACCATCCTCACCACCTTGTAATCGTCGCTAATGGGGTCACGCCCAAATCCATAAAACGTAAAACGACGAGGTCTAACATCACCTGAAGGAGGCTCGACCAGCATTACCGGCAATCTCTGATACTTTCTAGTGGACGGATTCCACAAAGCCATATCTTCCTCAGAATTACAAAGAGCCAACAAGCCATTACAAGAGCCGAAAACTTCTGTTAAACCCCAGATAACATTCAGCGGGGGATAGAGCTCGTTGGCGGTGTGAAGCGAATCAAAATCGGCGGAGTAGAGGTACCATTTCTTGAGGATAAGGCTGAGATTGGACTTGGTGGCGAGCGAGCGACCGAGGTGGAGCTGGACGAAATCCGGACTGTCAATTTGGGAGCGCCAACGTTTTGATACGCACCGAAACCGTAGGAGAGTCTTGACTGGAAGTTGGCACAGGATGTCGGTGATTACATCGGACGGAAAGTCACGGTTAAGTTTTGACATGTTTGTCGGTAGTTAAGGGTTATTAGCGGCTGATGGATGGCTACAGTGATGAAAGAGCTCGAATGAAACGGTGAATAGATTAGGTTAGAATTGGCTCGGGAAGGAAAATGATAAGGTTTTTCTCAGATGCAGTTTTCAGTCATTTTGAGAGGAGTTTTTGTGCTCTGAAGTTTGCTTAAGGTGGTAATGGAGCGACTCGAAACCGTAAACGTACGTTCGAGAATGTTAAAGAGTTACCCACCATATCACACGGCTAGCCTGCTTGGTTAGGACTCTGGAGCCCATAGGAATAATAGGACGACTCTAGAATCTCTAGACACCtacgttaaaaaaatttaaataaataaaagttttatacatcatatcattattttatttttattttcttaattaatatataatacatttatttctattaaattattatttattaaataataaatttaaaataaaataaaaatatcgataTGATCTCTCTCTAAAAATAATTGTTGATTTCCAGCACAATAATAGAGGAgatttattattctattttactattacattaaacttttaaattaaataaaatcgtTTGATCCGGTATCTACTCTCATGCTATAAttttaataacaataaatattggtatgataaaaaattaagatttaagttaataaatat
This sequence is a window from Carya illinoinensis cultivar Pawnee chromosome 9, C.illinoinensisPawnee_v1, whole genome shotgun sequence. Protein-coding genes within it:
- the LOC122274991 gene encoding F-box protein CPR1, which translates into the protein MSKLNRDFPSDVITDILCQLPVKTLLRFRCVSKRWRSQIDSPDFVQLHLGRSLATKSNLSLILKKWYLYSADFDSLHTANELYPPLNVIWGLTEVFGSCNGLLALCNSEEDMALWNPSTRKYQRLPVMLVEPPSGDVRPRRFTFYGFGRDPISDDYKVVRMVQFVSQDGDDGFFSSELKVYSLKTNSWRGIKDFPYYLRFMFQLGYLLFYRRGYGVLAGGALHWVLPRGFGWDCQIVAFDLGVEEFRIVPQPDNVDQGFEMDLAVVEGCLCLLCNYENDYVDVWVMKEYGLKESWTKLFTVSQSTLNRAFGHVMPLAYSKSREKVLLEVDRDKLFWYDFRRRRAKRVRIEGAPNSFSSDIYVGSLVPLGVGGVDREALKLPQEERKKSNSKHMDKFLSKGFKLTL